A stretch of the Amycolatopsis sp. BJA-103 genome encodes the following:
- a CDS encoding Uma2 family endonuclease, with translation MTALPHSTTGSHGEAGWAIPEHLLSVAEYAALGEPDSGFTELVEGRLVMSPSPKRRHNKALYALARQLEAQLPEHLEFIQDIDVDLGLVSPGEPGFARRPDLIIALREAGERIDAEDTMYHADDVVVVVEIVSPGSKRTDYVTKHGEYADAGIPHYWIVDLSEPISLVACHQAGELGYQDAPAATGVFQAGEPFPVKLDLDRLLS, from the coding sequence GTGACAGCCCTTCCCCATTCCACGACCGGGTCGCATGGTGAAGCAGGGTGGGCCATCCCGGAGCACCTGCTGTCCGTCGCGGAGTACGCGGCGCTCGGTGAGCCCGATTCGGGATTCACCGAGCTCGTGGAAGGCCGCCTCGTCATGTCGCCGAGCCCCAAGAGGAGACACAACAAGGCGTTGTACGCCTTGGCGAGGCAACTGGAAGCACAGCTGCCCGAACACCTCGAATTCATCCAGGACATCGACGTCGACCTGGGACTGGTTTCCCCTGGCGAGCCAGGTTTCGCCCGACGCCCGGATCTGATCATCGCCCTGCGCGAAGCGGGAGAGCGGATCGACGCGGAAGACACGATGTACCACGCGGACGACGTCGTCGTAGTGGTCGAGATCGTGTCGCCGGGCTCGAAGCGCACCGACTACGTGACCAAGCACGGCGAGTACGCCGACGCGGGGATTCCGCATTACTGGATCGTCGATCTCAGCGAGCCCATCTCGCTCGTCGCCTGTCACCAGGCGGGCGAACTGGGGTATCAGGACGCGCCCGCCGCGACGGGCGTCTTCCAGGCCGGCGAGCCGTTCCCTGTCAAACTGGACCTCGACCGGCTGCTTTCCTGA